The following coding sequences lie in one Rutidosis leptorrhynchoides isolate AG116_Rl617_1_P2 chromosome 6, CSIRO_AGI_Rlap_v1, whole genome shotgun sequence genomic window:
- the LOC139852449 gene encoding small ribosomal subunit protein uS4y-like yields MVHVSFYRNYGKTFKKPRRPYEKERLDAELKLVGEYGLRCKRELWRVQYALSRIRNAARMLLTLEEKDPRRIFEGEALMRRMNRYGLLDESQNKLDYVLALTVENFLERRLQTLVFKTGMAKSIHHARVLIKQRHIRVGRQVVNVPSFMVRVDSQKHIDFSLTSPFGGGRPGRVKRKNQKAAAKKAAGGDAEEDDEE; encoded by the exons ATGGTGCATGTTTCGTTTTATCGCAACT ATGGTAAGACATTCAAGAAGCCTCGACGTCCATATGAGAAGGAACGACTAGATGCTGAACTAAAGCTTGTTGGTGAGTATGGTCTACGATGTAAAAGGGAGCTCTGGAGGGTGCAGTACGCGTTGAGCCGCATTCGTAATGCAGCAAGAATGCTTTTGACTCTTGAAGAGAAGGACCCACGTAGGATTTTCGAGGGTGAAGCTCTCATGAGGAGGATGAACCGATACGGGCTGTTGGATGAGAGTCAGAACAAGCTCGATTATGTACTTGCCCTAACTGTGGAGAACTTTTTAGAGCGCCGTCTGCAGACTCTTGTTTTTAAGACTGGTATGGCCAAGTCCATCCACCATGCTAGAGTTCTCATCAAACAGAGGCATATCAG AGTTGGAAGGCAAGTGGTGAATGTTCCATCATTCATGGTTAGAGTTGACTCCCAGAAACACATTGACTTTTCTCTTACAAGTCCATTCGGTGGTGGTCGACCTGGCAGAGTGAAGCGAAAGAACCAAAAGGCAGCAGCAAAGAAAGCAGCTGGTGGTGACgctgaagaagatgatgaagaatga
- the LOC139853898 gene encoding small ribosomal subunit protein uS4y-like: protein MEKIEDNRSRGRKQEMGGDIEADALVHRVYHVPLKDAFGLDSCLSHIGFFGGGDLQASGSYMWVWWVAKRNTVVERTKETEIKRNKEERRNCDEAVVKRTYSVFSGPLSGSIGVLKVDSISDGKTFKKPRRPYEKERLDAELKLVGEYGLRCKRELWRVQYALSRIRNAARMLLTLEEKDPRRIFEGEASMRRMNRYGLLDESQNKLDYVLALTVENFLERRLQTLVFKTGMAKSIHHARVFIKQRHIKYDLFY, encoded by the exons ATGGAAAAGATCGAAGATAATAGAAGCAGAGGTAGGAAGCAAGAAATGGGAGGAGATATCGAGG CTGATGCCCTTGTACATCGGGTCTATCACGTGCCCTTGAAGGATGCCTTCGGGCTAGACTCTTGCCTGTCACACATAGGATTCTTTGGTGGAGGTGATTTACAGGCTTCCGGCTCTTacatgtgggtttggtgggttgccAAACGCAACACAGTTGTTGAAAGAACAAAAGAAACTGAAATCAAGAGGAACAAGGAAGAACGCCGGAATTGCG ATGAAGCTGTAGTAAAGCGGACTTACTCCGTTTTCAGCGGTCCACTATCGGGTTCAATTGGGGTACTTAAAGTTGATTCAATCTCTG ATGGTAAGACATTCAAGAAGCCTCGACGTCCTTACGAGAAGGAACGATTAGATGCTGAGTTAAAGCTTGTTGGTGAATACGGTCTACGATGTAAGAGGGAGCTTTGGAGGGTGCAGTACGCTTTGAGCCGCATTCGTAATGCAGCAAGAATGCTTTTGACCCTTGAAGAGAAGGACCCACGTAGGATTTTCGAGGGTGAAGCTTCGATGAGGAGGATGAACCGATACGGGCTGTTGGATGAGAGTCAGAACAAGCTCGATTATGTACTTGCATTAACTGTTGAGAACTTTCTAGAACGCCGCTTGCAGACTCTTGTATTCAAGACTGGTATGGCCAAGTCTATTCACCATGCTAGAGTCTTCATCAAGCAGAGGCATATAAAGTATGATCTTTTTTACTAA